The sequence GATCGCCATGGCGCTGGCGCTCGAACCCGACGTGCTGATCGCCGATGAGCCGACGACGGCGCTCGACGTCACCGTGCAGGGCGAGGTTCTGGAGCTCTTGCGCGACCTGCAGCGCCAGCATGGCACCAGCGTCATCCTCATCACCCACGACATGGGCGTGGTCGCCGAAATGGCCGACCGCGTCATCATCATGCGGCATGGCCGCATGGTCGAGGAGGGAAAGACATCGGACATTTTTGCCCGGCCGCAGGCGGATTATACGCGCGAGCTGCTGGCCGCCGTGCCGCGCATCGGCAGCGGTGTCGGCCGCCAGAAATCACGGGACGTCGAGACGGCGACGCCGGTTCATGTCGCCGACGTCAAAGACCTGCATGTCCGCTTCGACCTGCGCGGTGGCGTTTTCGGCCGGGTCACCCGCCGTGTTCACGCGGTCGAAGGCGTCAGTTTCTCGATCGCGCCCAACGAGACGCTGGCGCTGGTCGGCGAATCCGGTTGCGGCAAGTCGACCACCGCCAAGGCGCTGGCCGGGCTGGTGCCCTACAGCGGCGACATCGTCGTCGGCGGACGCAATTTGTCGGGCCTTGGCCGCGACGAGCGCAAGGCCGTGCGCCGCGACGTGCAGATGATTTTCCAGGATCCCTTCGCCTCGCTCGACCCACGCATGCGCGTCGGCGACCTCGTCGCCGAGCCGCTGGTCATCCACGGCATCGCCTCGAAGGAAGAGCGCCGGGAGCGCGTGGCGGCACTGTTCGAGCGCGTCGGCCTGTCGGCCGACCAGATGGAGCTCTATCCGCACGAATTCTCCGGCGGCCAGCGTCAGCGCGTCTGCATCGCTCGCGCGCTTGCCTTGCGGCCGAAGCTGATCATCGCCGACGAAAGCGTTTCGGCGCTCGACGTCTCGGTGCAGGCGCGCGTGCTCGACCTGTTGAAGGAATTGCAGCGCGAATTCGGCGTCGCCTATCTCTTCATCTCGCATGACATGGCGGTGGTCGAGAACATCTCCGACCGCGTCGCCGTCATGTATCTCGGCCAGATCGTCGAGATGGGCACGCGCGACCAGGTCTTTTCCAACCCGCGTCATCCCTACACCAGGCGGCTGATCGAGGCCGTGCCGGTGCCGGACCCGGCGCAGCGCAGAAGCCGCTTCGCCCGTCTCGACCAGGAAATCCCGAGCGCCACCCGCAGGATCGGCGAGGCACCGCTGAAACTGGCCCTGCAGGATGTCGGCAACGGCCACCTCGTCACCGCCAGCAATTAAGGCGCGGCCAGCTCACTTCGCCAACTCACGCCACCGGGGAACTGCTCTCCGATGGTCTCGCAGGTAACTCGCCCAATGCCTTTAGCGAATACAAGCTTTCCATCTCTTCCGCCGGGCGCTCGGGGAACTGCCGGTTCCAGAGCTGTACGACATATTCGGCCATTTTCAGCTTGATGGCCAAATCCGTCCCGTATGTGCGCAACACATGGTGATGGATCATCTGCCGTGTGCGCAGCAGGGCCTCTGAATGGGAAGCCATGATGAGGCTGGTTACGCTGTCCCTGTGCCGACGGTGATGGTTGAGCAATGCGGACTCGTAGGCGACGGAGCCGTTACGTATTGCCTCGAGGATAAAGTACCAATCGCCACTCGTAGGCAGGGACAGGAGGTGCTCGGCGAAATCTGTCGTGATTTCAAACTTCCGAAAAACCGCCGCACTGATGTTGAAGACCGTATTCTTGACACCCAGCCCGTCGTTGACTTCCTGTTCCGCCGAAACTTGGTAGCTGCGTTTCCATTTGAAATTGGAGAGATCGGTGAGGTACGGGCTGGACGGATAGTCGCCGACGATCTCGCTTCGATCGTTGATGATCTTCGATGCGCAATAAGCAAACTTCACGCTTGGATCGCGGAACAGTGGCACGAGGGTTTCGAGGAAAGCCGGGTCGGATACGTCGTCGGCTTCGGCGATCCAGATCAAATCGGCCCTTGCGAGCTCTATGCCCTTGAACCATTGAGGATAGGGCGACCCGGAATTGCTTTCATTGACGATGACACGGGTACCATGGACACCGGCATAATAATCCAGAATCGATTTGCTATCGTCCGTTGACGCATCATCCAGGATGATGAGTTCAAAATCCTGGAAGGACTGCCCCAGAATACTGTCCATACGCTCGTGCAGGTAGCGGGCGTAATTGTAGTTCGGCACGATGATCGAGACCGCGGGCGGCTTGCCGGCGACCTTCCGCATCGTCGACAGCAGGCGCGGAAAGACCCGATCGGTGGAAAAATGCCGCCGTGCCTTGGCGCCTGCCTGCCTGCCGAGCTTCCTGCACAATGGCTGGTCCTGGATCAGTTTCTGCGTGGCATCGGCCATCGCGACAGGATCAGCCCATTTGACAACGATGCCGGCATCGTCCTCGACGAAATCTGGTGCCCCGCCGCTCCCTGCGAAGCAGATCACCGG is a genomic window of Mesorhizobium huakuii containing:
- a CDS encoding ABC transporter ATP-binding protein; its protein translation is MKAGTGKNRTGATAPVTAGAVLDIANLSVSVRGDDGEREVVSNLSLTLARGETLCIAGESGSGKSMTALAIMQLLPQPAARISSGTIHLGNTDLTTLDERRMRRIRGDRIAMIFQEPMTSLNPVLTIGRQLTESIEAHTSLSQAQARQRAIEALKAVRISEAESRLKQFPHELSGGMRQRVMIAMALALEPDVLIADEPTTALDVTVQGEVLELLRDLQRQHGTSVILITHDMGVVAEMADRVIIMRHGRMVEEGKTSDIFARPQADYTRELLAAVPRIGSGVGRQKSRDVETATPVHVADVKDLHVRFDLRGGVFGRVTRRVHAVEGVSFSIAPNETLALVGESGCGKSTTAKALAGLVPYSGDIVVGGRNLSGLGRDERKAVRRDVQMIFQDPFASLDPRMRVGDLVAEPLVIHGIASKEERRERVAALFERVGLSADQMELYPHEFSGGQRQRVCIARALALRPKLIIADESVSALDVSVQARVLDLLKELQREFGVAYLFISHDMAVVENISDRVAVMYLGQIVEMGTRDQVFSNPRHPYTRRLIEAVPVPDPAQRRSRFARLDQEIPSATRRIGEAPLKLALQDVGNGHLVTASN